The DNA segment GAGGACACCGTCCTGGGCGGCAAAATCCTCGTTGACGAGATGAACCTAGAGGTGCTCCAGATTCACACGATTTACTACATCATGTACATCACACACTCGGACAACCCGCTGAGCGAGGACGAGCTGAGGAGCAGTCTTGAGCTCGCAACGACCCTCGCCGCGGCGAGGGCTTCCCTCGGGGACATAAAGAGCCCGGAAGATGTAAAAGTCGGCATGAAGGTTCCGTACAACGAGTACGGCGAGTTCGTGAAGCTCCGTTTCGAAGAGGCGAAGAGGCGCTTGAGAACCAGGGAGTACAAGATAGTCATAATACCAACGAGGCTCGTCAAAAACCCCGTCTCGACGGTCGGCCTCGGCGATACCATCTCCGCAGGGGCCTTCACGAGCTACCTGGCGATGCTGAGGAAGAAGGGCGCGTTGTGATTTTCCTCCTTATTCTCATTAAACCGGACTATTTCATCAGCCCCTCTATCAGCCTCGCCTTCTCCTGGGCCTTCCTGAGGTGCTCGACGGTGACTTTGGTGTAAATCTGCGTCGTTGAGAGGTTCGAGTGGCCGAGCAGTTCCTGGATGGCCCTTATGTCGACGCCGTTTTCGAGCATGTGAGTCGCGAAGCTGTGGCGGAGCATGTGGGGCGTGACCTTGACCCCGGCCTTCTGCCCGTATCTTCTGAGGAGATACCAGACAGTCTTGGGTGATATCCTGTCCTTTTCCCTGCGCCCTTCCTCAACGATAAGGTACTCGCTGGAGTCTGTCCTCATCTCAAGGTAGGACTTTATCGCTTCCATCAGAAAGCCTGGAACCGGAACAACCCTGTCCTTTGCACCCTTACCCCCGCGGACGATTATGAGAGAGCGCTCAAAGTCCACATCACTTTTTTTCAGGTTGCACAGCTCGCTTACCCTAAGGCCAGCACCGTAGAGCAGGAGAAATATCAGCCTGTCGCGCCTTCTCGTCGGGGGTATCACGGAGAGCAGCTTTCTGACTTCCTCGCGGGTTAGGGCCTTCGGCAGACTCCTGGGGACCTTTGGGGGCTTAAGCTTCTCGGCCTCCTCTTCAGCCCCCTCAAAACGGAAGTAGGAGCGAAGTGCCTGAACGACCAGGTTCAAGCTCCTGTTGGAGTAGCCCTCCTTTCTAAGCCTCGCGAGAAAGCGGAGGGCGGAACGGGAGTTGAGCTCTCCGCCCCACTCAAGGTATCTGCGCACATAGTAGGAGTACATCCTAATCGTGTTCGGGCTCTTTCCTTCTAGGTCAAGGTACGTCTCATATTCATCCAGGGTCTCATTGAGGTCCATATCACAGCCCCTTCAGGAGTCCCTCGATGTCGTCGGGCTTTACCTCGGCGTTCTCAACGACTTCCGGCCCGCTCCGGGATTCGGGCTCCGGGGGCTTCGGCGGTTCTTCGGCCGGAGGCCTGGGCGGTTTGGGGGGCTCCTCTTTTATTGTCATGCTGAGGTAAACCGTCCTGAGCAGTTCGTCCACGAGAGCCCTGTCCTCGGCGAAGATGTAGCCCTGTCCGACTATCACTCTGCCCGCCAGGCCGAGCTTCTCGACGGCCTTTCCGATGTACGCCTCGTCCGGAACCGGCTCCGCCGGGAAGAGCGACTTCCAAGCCTCGTCAATGCGGTATATGTTCTTGGAGCTCTCAAGGAGTGCCTTAAGCCCCTCGTTCTCCTCTTTGAGTTTTTCGTTTTCTTCTTTCAGCTTCGCGTAGGCCTTCGCGACCGCCTCGTACTCCTCCTTGAGTTTTCTGTACTCCTCACCAAGGCCGTCATAGCGGCCCTTGAGGTCGAGGAGCTGGTTCCTGAGCGCCATGTACTCAGGGAGTATTTGAAGGCTCTTGAGGCCGGCGCGGACGAGGGTGTTCTTGAGCTCCTTCCTGACGAGCTCAACGTCAACGTGCTCCAGATCGTGGCCGAGGGGGAGCTTCATCCTTTCAACGTGGCCGACCATCTCCCCCAGTTCGCTGAAGAGCCTCTCCGCCAGGTCTCTACCAACTCTGTCCGCGTCAGTCGCTATGATGAGAAGGTCCGCCCCGGCAGCTGCGCTCTTAGCTATCTCGACGTTCGTTGTCGGGATTATGGAGGAGATCGTTATGTTGTATTCGCTCCCCAAAGCGAGGCCCTGAAGGGCTTTGCTTACGACCTCCACATCGCTCGCCCCCTCAACCAGAATTCTAACATCGACTATGGCCATTCGCACCACCTAATTCTCTCTCCAGCTCGGGGTTTAAAACGCTTCCGCGTTGGAGAAACTCAGTGGGCATAAAACCGCATCCGATACAAGATGCAGAGCGTCAGGGGTTAAAGCTCAATCTCAAGGCTGGGCCTATCTAGGACGACCTTCCCGTCAGGAAGGAGGAACAGACTGAGCGCGTGGATTTCGACTCCCGCTCCTCTGGCCTCCTTCAAAAGCCTCACTATCTCGGGGTCGCCCCTTTCGTAAGGCCTAAATTTCTCAACGCCTGGTAAGGCACCTACAAAGAAAATCATCGCCCTTTCCCCGTTTTTTGATAGCTCTATCAGCTCTCTAATGTGCCTCTGCCCTCTCAGCGATGGACAGTCCGGGTACATTGCGTACTCACCTTTCTCTCCTCCCCTAAGAACGGCGCTCTTCATCTCAGCGTAGATTTCTCCCGAGGGGCATTCAAAGAGATAATCGAGGCGCGAGTTGCCGACCGTGATTTCCTTCCGTTTTATCCTGCACCCCCTGAGCCAGGGGATTAGGTTAAGCTCCAAAGCCCTCTCGAAGGCTTTAGCTTGAGTTCTTGTGTCTATTATCGCCCCTTTCCCTCCCAAGTCCTCGAAGGCAATAAGGATAAAATCGGTCTTTCCACCGCTCTTAGGGATGCAGAAGACCCTACTCCCGGGAATCATGAACTCCTCTAATCTACCTGTGTTGGTTACCAAAGCCCTCCTAACATTTCCGTCAACTTCAACCAGAGCCACGAAGCGGTTGAGCCTTTTAAGGAAGGTGCAGGGAACTACGTTGAGCTTGAGCAGAGCCTGCATGGTCTAATCTCGGGACACAGGGATATAAGCTTTTGGAACCCAAAAAACTCTCGAAAACTTTATATCCTGTTACAGGATAATCCAGTTGGTGGATATAAATGAGGTTTTACAACAGAGAGCGCGAGATGGAATCCCTCCGGAAGGCACTCGAACTGTCCCGCTCCCGGCTCGTGGTGGTGACCATAACCGGACGCCGGCGCGTTGGCAAGACAAGGCTGGTGAGGGAGTTTTTTGAAAGGGAGGGCGTTGATTATCTTGACTTCTTTATCCCAGTCAAAAGCGAAAAGCTCATCTTAGAGGACTTTTCCAGGGAGATTAGGATAAAGCTAGGGTACTCCCCTAGGTTCGGAACCTTCTCGGAGATGTTTGAATACCTGGAGGTAGCCAACGTCGGAACAATTTTCTTTGACGAGTTCCAGAACGTTCTCCGGGTAAATCCAGCTATAGTCTTTGACCTTCAGCGTTTTATAGATAGAAATCGGGATAAGCCGCTCCTCATAATACTGTCAGGTTCATATCTTGGGATGATGCGGAAACTGCTTATGTCCAGGAAGGCCCCCCTCTACGGCAGAAGCACTATCTTCATAGGGCTACAGCCTCTGCGTCCAAAATGGGTTTTCACGATGCTCGATGACCTTGGAATCAATGAGCCCACCCAGCAGGTTGAGTTTTACGGTATTTTCGGTGGGATTCCCAAATATTACGAACTCATGGAAGTGTTCGAGGCTGATAACCCGCTGGACTTCATTACAGATGCGATTAAGTACTCCACAATCCTCTCGGCAGAGGGAGAAGGACTTCTCATGGACGAGTTTGGTAAGGCGTACAGAACCTACTTCTCCATCCTTGATGCGATAGCCTCCGGGAAAAACAGGCTCGTTGAGATTGCCAACGCCGTCGGGATGAAACCTGGAAGCATAACAAAGTACCTCGAAGCATTAGAGGATTACTATGGGATAATAACCCGTGAAAGGCCCCTCCTCGGTGGCAGACGTTCGAGGTATGTAATCAGCGACTATTTCCTGAACTTCTGGTTCAGCATGATAGAACCCAACCGCAGGCACATTGAAGCCGGGGATTTTGAGACCCTTAGAAAGAACCTCAGGAGGAAGTTTCCAGAGTTCTTTGGAAGGGTCTTTGAGAGGGTGATGCTTGACCTACTTCACGACCTAAACGGGAAGCTCATTACCTTCGATAACATTGGGCCCCAGTGGGGGAGAAACTACGAGGTAGACCTGGTTGCGGTTAATAGGGAAGAGAACACCGCCACATTTATAGAGGCGAAGTGGAAGACCAACGTCGATGGTCCAAGAGAAATCGGCAGGCTTATTGCAAAGGCCCGGAACGTCCCGTGGGGTGGGGAAAAGCGCTACCTTCTCATAGCGAGGGACTTCCGGAAGGAGTGTGCTGACTGTATCACGATTGGTGAAGTTCTGGAGCACCTAAAACCTTAAATATCCAGGCCATGACCATTTAGATGGAAATCTAAATGGAAGGTGATGAAGATGGTGGACTACGAGCTTCTCAAGATGATAGTTGAAGCCCCCGGAGTTTCTGGCTACGAGTTCCTTGGGGTTAGGGACGTTGTTGTGGAAGCCTTCAAGCCCTACGTTGACGAGATTAAGGTTGACAAGCTCGGCAACGTCATAGCCCACAAAAAAGGAAATGGCCCAAAGGTCATGCTGGCGGCACACATGGATCAGATAGGCCTCATGGTGACCCACATCGAGAAGAATGGCTTTTTGAGAGTTGCGCCCGTTGGAGGCGTTGACCCGAGGACGCTTATAGCCCAGAGGTTTAAAGTCTGGATAGGCCCGAACGAGTTTATTTACGGTGTCGGTGGCTCCGTTCCGCCCCACATCCAGAAGCCGGAGCAGAGGAACAAGGCCCCCACCTGGGAGCAGGTGTTCATCGACATAGGCGCGGAGAGCAGGGAAGAGGCAGAGGAGATGGGCGTTAAGGTCGGCACGATAATAACGTGGGACGGCCGCTTAGAGCGCCTTGGGAAGCACAGGCTCGTCAGCATAGCCTTCGACGACAGGATAGCCGTTTACACCCTCGTCAAGGCCGCCCAGGAGCTTGGAGAGACCGATGCCGACATATACTTCGTTGCCACCGTGCAGGAAGAGGTCGGCCTTCGCGGAGCTAGGGTTTCCGCCTTCGGTATAGACCCGGACTACGGCTTCGCCATCGACGTTACCATTGCCGCTGACGTTCCGGGAACGCCCGAGCACAAGCAGGTCACCCAGCTCGGCAAGGGAACCGCGATAAAGATAATGGACCGCTCCGTCATCTGCCACCCGACCATCGTCCGCTGGATGGAGGAGCTCGCTAAGAAGCACGAGATTCCGTACCAGTGGGACATCCTCCTCGGTGGAGGAACCGATGCGGGAGCGATACACCTGAACAAGGCAGGCGTTCCGACGGGAGCCATAAGCGTTCCAGCGCGCTACATCCATTCCAACGCCGAGGTGGTTGACGAGCGCGATGTCGACGCCGGCGTCAAGCTGATGGTCAAGGTTCTTGAGGAGATACCGGAGTTCAAGCTCTGATTCTCCCCTTTTCTTCCGCCAAATTTAAAAACCAGTTCGAGTATTCCAGGAGGGACGAGTGCACAAGGGTGCCCCTCATGGAATCAGAAGTGACAGAGGTGCCTTTCTCCGCCCAATGGGAGTCAGTGGTAGCGATTGCCGGGGATCCCGAGGAGCTGTTTCCATCGTTTCCATACAGGGTTAGACTTGTGAAGGAGGGCAACAGAACCATCGTTAGCCTGTCCGTCAGAAGGTTCCTTATGAAGTTCGATTTTGAGGGAGTCCTTGAGTTCACCTTCGGCGAGCCCTTCGTGACCTACGTCATGAAGGGAAGAAAGGGCCTCCTCATACTGTCATTCGCAGCTGAGGAGGGTGCTCTTCTGGCCAGGGCGTCAGCTGATATAGCCGGCGAGCGGCGGTTGAGGAGAAAGCTGCGGTTCCTCGCCACGGAATCGGGCAAGACTCTAGCCAGGATGGCCGAGAGCTATGAACTCGTGGCCCCTAAGATCATAGGTTCTCCCGCGGATTTCGTTGTTCAGAACTTTGACCCGTCCCTTCTGCCCCACATAATCAGGTACGTGAGACTGAAACTTGGGAAGCCATCATTCGCGCTTGTGGGCAGCAACGGGGGAGAAAGGTTTTCGGTAACGATAAGGGACAACGTCGTTGAGAGGGTCGAGCACGAGGGGCCTACAGGAAGCGCTATAATAGAGGTAGGAAAGGGTGTTCTGGACGTTACGGAGGATGATTTTCTTGGCATTGACGCCACGGGGAGGTATGAAATCAGGATTTTCCGGTAACGGGCTCGACCCCTTCCCCCTCCTGCTTTTCCTCAGAGGGTTCTCCGGGGTTTGTGTTCTCACCCTTCAAAGCAACAGGTAGGATGGACTTGAGGGGAACTTCACCCTTCCGTTCAAGCTCCTTCTCAAACCGCCTCCACTCGTACCAGAAGAACAGTGCCCCAGCAATAATCCCAAATACTGCAAACGGCAATTTTGGCGGCAGTGGCAGCCCGCGGTGCCATGTGTGAAGCAGGAAGTTCTGATAAAGGAACAGGTACACAAGCCAGGCTATTATAACCGCCTCCACGGAGTACTCAATGAGTCTCTGATCCTTCTCGTCCACACTGCTCACCGGGGGAAAAGTTAAAAGCGAGCCGTTAAAACTCTTTCCCATGAGTGAGACCGGAACGCCAGAATACTTTCCCTACGAAGAACTTAGACCGCATCAGCGGGAGTTCATAGAGCTCGTCTCAGAGGCCGTTAAAAACGGAGAAAACGCTATAATCGAAGCCCCTACCGGCTTTGGAAAGACTGTGAGCGTTTTAGCCGGAATCCTGCCTTACGCCAAGGAGATGGGCTACAAGGTTCTCTATCTAGCCAGAACCCACAGGCAGATGGACAGAGTCATTGAGGAGCTGAAGGCGATAAACAAGAAGAACCCCGTCTCTGGAGTCGAGCTGAGGAGCAGGAAGGACCTCTGCCTTCACACATACCTCACCCAGTTCACGAGCGACGCCTACACCGCCATGGTCGTCTGCAAGAACCTCAAGAAGCTCGGCAAATGTGAGTTCTACGAGAACGAGAAGAAGAAAAAGACGGAGTTCGACGAGCTGGTGAAGTTCTTCCTGAGCGAGCCGAGTCACCCGGCCGAGATTCTGAGCTACGCGGAAACCTTAGAGCTGTGCCCCTACGATCTGACCAAGAGGATAGCGGAGAGGGCAGACGTCATAGTGGCCAGCTACCTCTACCTCCTCAGCCCAACCATTCGGGAGAACTTCATAAGCTCCCTCGACGTTGACTACTCAGACCTGATAGTGGTTTTTGATGAGGCCCACAACCTGCCTGACCAAGCCATCTCAGCCTTGAGCGACCGGATAAGCATACATACGGTAAACAGGGCGATAAAAGAGGCCGACGAGTACAACGAGCACGAGATAGCCAACTTCCTCAGCATTTTCGGCCGCGGATTGGAGATGCTCTACGACGAGAAGCTCAAGGACAGGGACGTGCATGAAACCCCCATCCAGCCGGAGCTGGTCTTCGCGCACGTCGTTGATATCCTGAGCCTCGACACCCGTGGCCTCGTCAGGATTCTCAACGACATGGTCGCCGTTGGCGACGCCATAAGGGAGGACAGGATAGAGAAGGGCAAGCCGCCGCGCTCTTACATCGGCAGGATAGGCGAGTTCCTCCTCTTCTGGATCTCGCTCATTGGACGGGAGGACTACCTATTCCTCATGAGCAGGGACAAAGGGCTGAGCCTTGAGCTGGTTGCTTTAGATCCATCGAAAGCCCTGGGCTTCATCAGAAACGTCCAGAGTGCGGTTTTCATGTCCGGAACCCTCACCCCGATGGAGGCGTTCCGCGACGTCATGGGAATCGAAAACGCCCGAATGAAGAAGTTCCCGAGGATGGTAAAGAGAGAGAACGCACAGGTTTTAGTGGCTAAAGACGTATCGACGAGGGGTGATGAGCGCTCGCTCCAGGTTTACAGGCGCATGGTGGACTACATCGTCGAGGCGGCCAGACTCATACCGAAGAACGTCGGAGTCTTCACTGCTTCCTACGAGGTTCTCCAGGGCCTTCTCTCAGCGAACCTTCAAGTCAGGCTTGAGGAAACGGGAAAGGCGATATTCATTGAGAAGCAGGGCGCCAGCTCAGCAGAGAACGATGCGATGATAGCGAGCTTCAAGGCCCACGCCAGGGGGAAGGGAGCGGTGCTCCTCGGAGTCATGGGTGGAAGAAACAGCGAGGGGCAGGACTACAGCGGCGATGAGATGAACGGTGTGATCCTCGTTGGAATACCCTATGCGAGGCCGACGCCGAGGGTTCAGGCCCAGATAAGGTACTTCGAGGGGAAATTCCCCGGAAAGGGCCGATACTACGGCTATTACCTGCCGGCCCACAGGAAGCTGGTTCAAGCTGCCGGAAGGGTTCACCGCTCAGCCGAGGAAAAGGGGTCAATCATAGTCCTCGACTACCGCCTCCTCTGGAGCTCGATAAAGAAGGACCTGCCGGACTGGATGAAGGAATCTTTAAGGCCGGTTGATTTACCAAGGATGAGGCTGTATTTGAGGAGGTTCTGGGGTTAGGATGACTTCATTTTTGGAAATCTCACCCTGCTCATATCTTTATTGCCCTAATAAAATTAGAATCCTGACTGGAATTCAAGAGTTCTCACGAAAAGATTAAAAACTTTGAAGTTGAGGGAATCATGAAGACCAAGCCCTTTGAGTGGTGGCCCCGGTAGACCCTCATGAAGCCGGGGATGCACCGTGAGAAGGGCTTATGATTGCCCCCTTTATAATATCCCCTTTCTGCGGAGCGCTTTTTTAAGGGCCCTCAGGTTAGGAGTTTGCTCGTAAATCTCACGGCTGATATATGCGATGTTGTCAGTCAAAAGAACAATGTGACGGAACTCCCACCTTTTCTTGGCGATACTCTCTCTGAAAACGTTTTTCCTGCTTTGATATTCTCGCAACTTTTTTGATAGCACGACGTCATCGATTATCAAAACCCTTGCATCGCGTTCAAACTTGGCCATTTGCTCATACAGATCGTCAAAATAAGGAGTTACCTCTACGTAGTCCAACAGAGATTTAATGGACGCAAACCTCTGAGGAAACTTTGAGACATAATTTCTTTTCTCCTGCTTTTTAAGCTCGGATATGTGTCTAAGCCAGCCAGATTTTCTCCTAAGTTCCCCGAGGTTTTCGTATTTTATAACCACCAGGGCATAGATCGTTCTTTTCTCTTTGCTCCTGTCCACTGAAACTATCAGCGTTTTCATTCAACCACCAGTCCCATTATCGATGGGTTTCTTTGGGTTTCTGAGAGTTCTTTATGGCTTACAGTTGTAAACCTCGTCCTTTTTACTTTTTGCCCTCAAGTTGGAGCCCTTGTCCTCACGACAAGCGAAACCCCTAAATACTTCCACGCCGTACTAAGCCGGGTGGTGTCCGTTGCAGGCCAACGTCAACCTCGATGTTCTTTTGGAGAAGATGATGGCGGAGCTGGAGAAGGCGAAAAAATTCAGGGCACTCAAACCCGATAATGTCATTGAGAACTGCATAGACAGCGCTCGTAAGGCCGCTGAGGAGAGAGACTCTGGGAACGTATTAGCTGGAAAAACAAAGAGATAAGTGAACTTGAGGATCATGAAGAAAAACTCAACATATTCTTAATGTCCTATGTCAGTGGGGTAGGTCTTGCTGCTTTATTCTTTTTTACTGGTGATGAAGGAAGTATAATTACATTCCTTTCTTTCGTTTTCTTAGGGTTCGCAGTTACTCTCGGCCTGCTGTTTTTCATAGTTGGTATTGTCGATTTAAACGCTACAAAAAAGAAGATCAAAGAGGCAAGGAAGGAAAAAGAAGAGCTTAAGAAGAAAGCTAATATGCCAATTGACAAGTTCGCAAAGGAGTATTTCAGCAAAGAGCTACCAATGGAAAGATGCAGAAAAATAATCAGAGAGTACTCCCAAAAAAACAATGCGGACTGGAGAATACTCTCAACCATTCATCCACAACTTGAACAAGCATTGGTGGCACTTTCAGAAGGAAACTTTATGAAAGCAGGGGACAAATTCAGAGAAGCCAGCGATGCTCTCAATGTCATGATGGAGATGTATAAACCCCTAACCACAGATTACAGAATTCAAGAAATTCTTTCCTTTGAGAAAACAGAGGTACCCTGCGTTGTCAAGACTTTTCCCGATAAAATCCCCATTGGAATCATCACCCTAACTTTCGCGTCAAATGTGTGCCACGTCCTCCACTATGGAGACATGGACGAAGCAAGGAA comes from the Thermococcus thioreducens genome and includes:
- a CDS encoding helicase C-terminal domain-containing protein; protein product: MSETGTPEYFPYEELRPHQREFIELVSEAVKNGENAIIEAPTGFGKTVSVLAGILPYAKEMGYKVLYLARTHRQMDRVIEELKAINKKNPVSGVELRSRKDLCLHTYLTQFTSDAYTAMVVCKNLKKLGKCEFYENEKKKKTEFDELVKFFLSEPSHPAEILSYAETLELCPYDLTKRIAERADVIVASYLYLLSPTIRENFISSLDVDYSDLIVVFDEAHNLPDQAISALSDRISIHTVNRAIKEADEYNEHEIANFLSIFGRGLEMLYDEKLKDRDVHETPIQPELVFAHVVDILSLDTRGLVRILNDMVAVGDAIREDRIEKGKPPRSYIGRIGEFLLFWISLIGREDYLFLMSRDKGLSLELVALDPSKALGFIRNVQSAVFMSGTLTPMEAFRDVMGIENARMKKFPRMVKRENAQVLVAKDVSTRGDERSLQVYRRMVDYIVEAARLIPKNVGVFTASYEVLQGLLSANLQVRLEETGKAIFIEKQGASSAENDAMIASFKAHARGKGAVLLGVMGGRNSEGQDYSGDEMNGVILVGIPYARPTPRVQAQIRYFEGKFPGKGRYYGYYLPAHRKLVQAAGRVHRSAEEKGSIIVLDYRLLWSSIKKDLPDWMKESLRPVDLPRMRLYLRRFWG
- a CDS encoding M42 family metallopeptidase; the protein is MVDYELLKMIVEAPGVSGYEFLGVRDVVVEAFKPYVDEIKVDKLGNVIAHKKGNGPKVMLAAHMDQIGLMVTHIEKNGFLRVAPVGGVDPRTLIAQRFKVWIGPNEFIYGVGGSVPPHIQKPEQRNKAPTWEQVFIDIGAESREEAEEMGVKVGTIITWDGRLERLGKHRLVSIAFDDRIAVYTLVKAAQELGETDADIYFVATVQEEVGLRGARVSAFGIDPDYGFAIDVTIAADVPGTPEHKQVTQLGKGTAIKIMDRSVICHPTIVRWMEELAKKHEIPYQWDILLGGGTDAGAIHLNKAGVPTGAISVPARYIHSNAEVVDERDVDAGVKLMVKVLEEIPEFKL
- the sfsA gene encoding DNA/RNA nuclease SfsA, producing the protein MQALLKLNVVPCTFLKRLNRFVALVEVDGNVRRALVTNTGRLEEFMIPGSRVFCIPKSGGKTDFILIAFEDLGGKGAIIDTRTQAKAFERALELNLIPWLRGCRIKRKEITVGNSRLDYLFECPSGEIYAEMKSAVLRGGEKGEYAMYPDCPSLRGQRHIRELIELSKNGERAMIFFVGALPGVEKFRPYERGDPEIVRLLKEARGAGVEIHALSLFLLPDGKVVLDRPSLEIEL
- a CDS encoding ATP-binding protein; translated protein: MRFYNREREMESLRKALELSRSRLVVVTITGRRRVGKTRLVREFFEREGVDYLDFFIPVKSEKLILEDFSREIRIKLGYSPRFGTFSEMFEYLEVANVGTIFFDEFQNVLRVNPAIVFDLQRFIDRNRDKPLLIILSGSYLGMMRKLLMSRKAPLYGRSTIFIGLQPLRPKWVFTMLDDLGINEPTQQVEFYGIFGGIPKYYELMEVFEADNPLDFITDAIKYSTILSAEGEGLLMDEFGKAYRTYFSILDAIASGKNRLVEIANAVGMKPGSITKYLEALEDYYGIITRERPLLGGRRSRYVISDYFLNFWFSMIEPNRRHIEAGDFETLRKNLRRKFPEFFGRVFERVMLDLLHDLNGKLITFDNIGPQWGRNYEVDLVAVNREENTATFIEAKWKTNVDGPREIGRLIAKARNVPWGGEKRYLLIARDFRKECADCITIGEVLEHLKP
- a CDS encoding PH domain-containing protein codes for the protein MSYVSGVGLAALFFFTGDEGSIITFLSFVFLGFAVTLGLLFFIVGIVDLNATKKKIKEARKEKEELKKKANMPIDKFAKEYFSKELPMERCRKIIREYSQKNNADWRILSTIHPQLEQALVALSEGNFMKAGDKFREASDALNVMMEMYKPLTTDYRIQEILSFEKTEVPCVVKTFPDKIPIGIITLTFASNVCHVLHYGDMDEARNQLEKAKERLKIMREEKRDYTCGDLKFFQYLFEFHYFLLKAVVEVYEAEVGAVAKLREKQAERLAEAKPVEVPAHVEKIAVSTEEPEKELYRGEVRFTMGTLGQERVGTLVITNKRLKLTGKYRLRGMVATVAIKAALRAAGIGEVHEDIPLKDIKWLELKRTFLGSYYLEFKARDKKYTIYTDAAQHIYNLLRQYGAEAL
- the xerA gene encoding site-specific tyrosine recombinase/integron integrase, with the translated sequence MDLNETLDEYETYLDLEGKSPNTIRMYSYYVRRYLEWGGELNSRSALRFLARLRKEGYSNRSLNLVVQALRSYFRFEGAEEEAEKLKPPKVPRSLPKALTREEVRKLLSVIPPTRRRDRLIFLLLYGAGLRVSELCNLKKSDVDFERSLIIVRGGKGAKDRVVPVPGFLMEAIKSYLEMRTDSSEYLIVEEGRREKDRISPKTVWYLLRRYGQKAGVKVTPHMLRHSFATHMLENGVDIRAIQELLGHSNLSTTQIYTKVTVEHLRKAQEKARLIEGLMK
- a CDS encoding toprim domain-containing protein, whose product is MAIVDVRILVEGASDVEVVSKALQGLALGSEYNITISSIIPTTNVEIAKSAAAGADLLIIATDADRVGRDLAERLFSELGEMVGHVERMKLPLGHDLEHVDVELVRKELKNTLVRAGLKSLQILPEYMALRNQLLDLKGRYDGLGEEYRKLKEEYEAVAKAYAKLKEENEKLKEENEGLKALLESSKNIYRIDEAWKSLFPAEPVPDEAYIGKAVEKLGLAGRVIVGQGYIFAEDRALVDELLRTVYLSMTIKEEPPKPPRPPAEEPPKPPEPESRSGPEVVENAEVKPDDIEGLLKGL